The Magnolia sinica isolate HGM2019 chromosome 3, MsV1, whole genome shotgun sequence genome includes the window aaatccacttctTGAGGACCACAAAATTCATATCACCTAAGAGCTTTAGCCAAGCTCCCTGTCCTTGATCATCCATCTAAGAAGATGAAATTCCTTCCTTCGCAAGCACCTTTCCACAAGAATTCTCTTCTTAACTTTTCCAACTAGTCCAACATCAATTTTGGGCACTTGAACATGGACATAAAATAGACCAGCATATTGGAGAAAGCCACTTCGATGAGGGTTAATCTGGCTCCCAAAGATATGTAGCGGCATTTCCAAATAGTCGGTTTCCTTTCGATTCACTTAATAACTTTATCCCCGAGATGCCTGGCCGGTTTCCAAATGCATAGAGGCAACCCAAGGAACGTCAAAGAAATTGAAGCAGATTTACATCCAAAAATACCTACGAAATGGTTGAGCTCATCGCCCTGCACATGAACTCTTTAACATTTTGGATTTAGCCATGTTTATCTTCAGCCCCGAAACCGCTTCAAAGCACATTGTGATCTTTTAAAGATTGTTGATCGCTTCCATCTTCACCTCACAAAAAAGCAATGTATCATCCCCATACTGAAGATGGCTAATATAAGTCCTGTATCCAGCTATAGAGAACCCACAAAAGAGTCTGTTCTCTTCCCCTTTTACTGAGCATCATATTAAGGCTTCTCCAACAATAATAAAAAGATTAGGGGGAGAGGGTTCCCCTATTTGAGACCTTGCGATGCTTTGAAATATCCTTTAGGCAAACTGTTAACTACAACTAAAAACGACGATGATCGCACACAAGCTCTGATCCATGCCTCCATTTCAGCCAAAAGCCAACCGATGAAGCATGTAGTCTAAGAACTCCCAATAACATGGTCATACGCTTTCTCAATATCAAGCTTGCATAACAGCTGGCTTCTTTCCTCTCCATACATGGCGTCAATACATTCATGTGCCACAAGAGCAGTATCCAAAATCTGTCTTCCTGCAACAAACGCACCTTGATATACTGAAATAACCTTAGAGAGAACCTCCTAAATCCTTAACACAAGAATATTTCCCAGAATTTTGCAGGGGCCCCCAATAAAGCTAATacacttgaagtccttcaactgCTCGGCCTCGTTCACTTTTGGAATTAGGACTCTGACGATTTCTCTAAGCTCAGTATATAACTTTCCCTACTCATGAAACTCCACCAGAAAATCCATAACGTCTTTTCTAACAATGTGCCaaaattttttgccaaaaaaatatgaaaaatatggattaaatcccgAATATTCTAAGTattctaaatatgcattcatttataaattggaacatgtttatggtggtgtaacggtccactctttggtgagaagttgtatcctgtctgatgaatttatgaaccagataacctgaatttgactacaaaattcatatatttaattttctaactatctactatcaatgatagatatattagaatgaatgtaaaatgaaaatatcttacatcaggtgtttgcaattatttttgaggaatttctcgaacatacctgtggacgtgactgtgattcctatctatgacctgtcatcctcatgtcttgtgacctgtcatcctcaagtcaagaatattaaaaaaaataattagtagtgtctgatatactcccctgcaacttgattaaggattacttgattggttgtcaggggagctattttaaatacaagttcggcagtgtcaagtgtgtgcatggcttcttgcaataatactgttgtgagctgtctgctgcaaatacttaccttagtacaaatatatactcacgatcacaatcacaagtcaccaccaaaatgaaaatcactttttgtggttgctcgacctccacatcatcgtcatcgtcaccatcaggcggaggctgtccaataggtgtaagtgctacatatccataatatccagtgcggaaggaaatactagatcagcGAAACTAGAGGATGGTGATCCTGACTACGACTCGACCCCGGAATAAGGATATCCACCGGTGCCGTCGAATAGCCATCTTTGGTGCCCATACTCGagtgttgagaatcttgagattgagagtgtctgttgtgatgagtaacttggatttggatcggaTATcaataatcatatggatattgatcgggagggctactccaCATGAATGTGATGGAGCAGGCtcgtataaccatcataattcaattcaccataagaatatccatcataataaccaagaccatgagcctgctgatgttccgaacctctcggacccggtgcaccactagatgtaccaacctgctggctgtatcgtgactcggtacactcataagtccgacctcgtgtaccacctcgtcgttgttcatcgacatcgtgatctgtagacggctgtatagggcactgagcaacaccagaagtgccagcaccaggggcaggggggtcatcgtcttcatccgacacggtcacgctaccactgctcgtactcttttgttgatcttgagccgtatctgtacgtggcataaacgctgcccctcttactgggtccaacacatctgcacgactctcttgttgcgctctgcgtatttctgggtcatcaatttccaattcttcactatcctcttcaatttgtttttcccttgtttccaaccaaggtagaagtgggtcatcctcatcataaatattatccaagtttattggacagtagtctccgtcatcagtagctgtaatgctcctatgatgtcgtcgcattcttagttttatattgtagtgcatgaagacaagtctatctaatgttctagtgcAATCTATtcatattctttgaatgaatgagcgcaaaacaactccaattcctttcgcagctagaggaagatgttgtcggGGCTCAAAacttactgcaattttttggagagccttcgtactctctccgaaattaatccaccattcggccggttgcaatctagatactgcatgctgtgcaagagcatctccaaagctaccaaggcgatttccaaatgtatctaattcatttaatgcctttatttgaagatctaagtcaggctctaatctctttatcacattttttagcccgacacgaacttcatcatccgcaacaaatgattgggcatatctatacctaggatttaggtagtaacctgttgcatgaagatcgtgatggagttggtttgtccatctcttgtcgatcatcttccaataagtctgccaacttctacaatcacgttgaattgcaagctttaccttatccatggcatcatatatgaagcccatggtaggtgcttcatcggattcaacaagacggagtaccctcattagtggctccatcacctttaggatcgccttgaccttcttccaatatttgttgtcccgtatggtgttcacaacttcgaccggtatttctgatgtcttcttcccatgttttgtgttgagccattctcgggaagcgaacatctcactcaactcttctctatgctggaataaactctctaatgctataaagtttgttgcgaatctagtcgctgcaggcctcaacaactctcgtcctttcgtaaactttctcattattgcaactacttgattatggttgtaaataaacgtcgtcacttcccttgccctttcgaccatttccttaacattcttcttcttcccaatatctccaatataagatcaatacaatgggcagcacatggtgaccaaaaaagatgttttctcttatccatcaacatatgtcctgcaagcttatatgttgcttcattatctgtcacaatctgcactatattctcctctccaatctcgtccacaactttatccattagtccattaatataagtagaattttttgttgcctctgaggcatcaattgacttgtggtatatagttcttaagtggcagtataccatgaagttgattatgctgcgtctggttgggccagtccaaccatcacacatgattgtgcatcctctggcttgccatacaggtttaaaggtagccacgtatgctttcacatccgcatactctgcatctgtccatttccccctaatctcatTAGcggtgggagcttttattccttcaccagcttctgctgctgcatcaattaccacctgccaatatggagaattggctgcgttaggaggtatgttggcatgtataaataactttgctgttgctctacctaatttctcaacggaagttctactccacatttgttttatcttcttttgtttagttgattctttctaaataggattggatcaatagagggtctctaggctcatttacttcttcatccaaacgtataggggcatcatgtgaagatgtcactatcgtcggctcccaaacatacgtcgtaacccaccaaacctaaacctacccccctgcagaagcagttgcactcccactcccactccccccGTATCACGCACCGACCCATGCGTGCCAACGGCggcgttcttcctcttcacgagctagacgcaagctctctctctagctatagtaagttctcgatctgaatcttcgtcgaatcaataatatcttcatcacgaatgcccatatattcgGGACCAAACACTTCctctgtcgagctgcatccaaaatatcatctttcttcttttgtacaagcACGTTTACCCTTGACTCATCcggactagcttgcattaaaagcattatctctttcggtactctactacatggcgcaacttgaccctttcgatgtgcccattatctctttcggtaattccaccagtcactagtctatcacaatacttgcacttcatttggtgcctagtaccaccaaccctctcacaatgttgccatccaatatcatcacttacttgttgttggccagatccagacatttatttaggcttaggtagacactagataattagatttgagtatgagtgtatgacctatgttaataaagatgattttatattctaactaaaccctaagaagctccaaggcaaaacctgtccaatataagcaaataaaaacataaagtcactaattcgaaaatagaaaaaaattataaaatgacaccccaaatctgtaaaatacacattaacatgttctactatgattaacatatcacatggcatgattaaaacagtaaaacaatcattaaaaaattattttttaaatttaaaaaagaagggccataattaatgcgtaaatagaaaaaaatattaaaaaattataaaatggcaccccaaatctgtaaaatgcacattaacatattctactatgattaacacattatatggcatgattaaaacagtaatacaaccattaaaaattgatttttcgaattttaaaaaaaaggggcaaaattcatgcgtaaatagaaaaaaatatttaaaaaatataaaatggcaccccaaatctgtaaaatgcacattaacatgttctactatgattaacacatcatatggagtgattaaaacagcaaaacaatcattaaaaattgatttttcgaatttaaaaaaggCAAAATTCATgcttaaatataaaaaatatttaaaaaatataaaatgggaccccaaatctgtaaaatgcacattaacatgttctactatgattaacacatcatatggagtgattaaaacagcaaaacaatcattaaaaattgatttttcgaatttaaaaaaaaaaggggcaaaattcatgcgtaaatagaaaaaaatatttaaaaaatataaaatgggaccccaaatctgtaaaatgcacattaacatgttctactatgattaacacatcatatggagtgattaaaacagcaaaacaatcattaaaaattgatttttcgaattttaaaaaaaaagggcaaaattcatgcgtaaatagaaaaaaatatttaaaaaatataaaatgggtccccaaatttgtaaaatgcacattaacatgatctactatgattaacacatcatatggagtgattaaaacagcaaaacaatcattaaaaattgattttttgaattttaaaaaaaaggggcaaaattcatgcgtaaatagaaaaaaatattaaatggcaccccaaatttgtaaaatgcatattaacatgttctactatgattaacacatcatatgagataattaaaacagcaaaacatattaaaaaaagtataaatacctatttttgacaaatttatgaaaaatggcccaccaagctttgattcaacaaaatccgccaatataatgtgttttttcctcaaatatccagccaaggttggtcgaaattagcagtAAAAGGAGTgaggagtttggaagcaagaagtttcgaaaaaacatcaaaaacggaccttaaaatgcaaaaaaaaatggccgtttttcgaccgttacggcgctgaccgttacgggtgaccgttacgcccgtatcggccgttacgcccgtatcggccgatacgggtacaaaaattggaatcggccgtttcggccccgaatcgggtaacggtgcgtaccgttaccgttacgtatcggccgtaacggccgatacgtaaccgatttggcattcctTGAGATGACCTCTTCCAGCGTCCAGAACTCCAACGAAATCTCTTCCCAAATCAGTCAGCAATAGAGAACTTCAATGTCTAGCGTCCAGCTCTGGCCTATTATCAGACTCCATCATAGACTCTGGAAGGAAGGGAAGCCAGGGAAGCTCGATTACTCATGATAATCATTTCATGGAACGTTAGAGGGGTGGGTTCAAAGCAGAAAAGAAGACTCATCAAAGAATCCGTGGGGAGGAGAAACCCCGACGTCCTCTATTTTCAGGAAACTAAGGTTCCTTTCTTCAAAGATGATCTGATGGCCACCCTGTGGAAGGCTAAAGATGCCAAATGGGTATCTCTCAACACTACGGGCAGTGCGGGAGGCATTCTGGTTGCGTGGAAATCGTCCGAATGGGATCTTGAGCATTCCTGGGTTGGAGTATTTTCGGTTTCAGTGATTCTCCAAGATAAATCAGCAAAGTTTCAATGTCTCATATCCGCTGTGTATGGCCCCACTCTCAATGCCAGGCGATCAGAGTTCTGGGACGAGCTAACAGCCTCAAGACAATCCTTCTCTGGTCCTTGCTGCATCGTTGGGGACTTCAGTATCACCAGATTCCCGGAAGAACATTCTTGGAGTAGAAAGCCCTCCCTAGCTATGACAGTTTTTTCAGATTGGATCGAAAAGCAAGAGTTAGTCAATCTTCCATTACTTGGAGCTAAATTCACTTGGACCAATGGGAGACTGAATTCCATCCTTTCTAGACTCGACAGATTCCTAGTCTCCCCTGAATGGTTGGAAGCTTTCCCTTCTGTATCTCAGCTAGCACTCCCGAGAACAACCTCCGATCATTGTCCAATTTTGTTACCGGAAGACGACAATGACTGGGGCCCTAAACCTTTCAGATTCAACTCCTCTTGGCTCTTAATCGAAGGTTTCAGCAAACAGATCTCCGAATGGTGGTcgtcatttcaggtggaaggatTCGGAGGTCACGGACTTCTGGCCAAACTTAGGCTTCTCAAAAATAACCTCAAACAGTGGAAGAAATCAATTCTCCACAAAAGagaaaatgaaatggattttataTTACCAGAGCTCCAAAAAATCGATGCAGATTCAGAATTATGGACAATGTCCTCAGAAGTGTTGGGCCAAAGAATTCAACTTATCCAATCCATTTCTACAAGAGACTCTGGAAAATGAAATCTCCCAAAAGCATAAATCAAGAGCTAGTTGCATCAGTGAGGGAGAAAAAAACACCAAGTATTTTCACAACATGGCAAGTATGCACGCCAGAACTAATAAAATCAGCAGCATCACAACAGTTAATGAGGAGCGCATTGAAGATAAAGATCAGATAGCAGCCCAGGCGATTCAATACTTCAGTTCTCTCCTCTCGTCTAAAGAATGGGATAGGTCGCGTTTAGATAATCTCTAAGTGGACAAAATCGACGAAGCATATGTCTCATCCCTCGAATCCCTCTTCTCAGAGGAGGAAGTGAAGCTGGCCATAGACTCGCTCGGAGGAGATAAATCCCCTGGTCCCGACAGTTTTCCTATCTCATTCTTCCAAAGCTTTTGGAAAGTTATCAAATCCGACATCATGGCCTTTGTTCAAGAATTTCACAAAAGAGGCAGACTCTCTCTTAGTCTTGGTGCAACCCTCATTACTCTCAATCAGGGTGTGCCAAAACGGTGGCCGAtacgcgtttcggggtcgtatcggccgttatggttTTTTgtgcccgtatcggccgatacgggcccgttacgagtgtaacggccgttactgacccgtaacggctaGCCCGTAACGATGAAaaaaacggtaacttttttttttttgcattttaagctctgtttttgctgtttttttgaaacttcttacttccaaactgtttctctccttctactactaatttcaacCAACCTTGGCTGGGTATTagaggaaaaaacacattatattatggattttgttgaatcaaagctcggtgggccatttttcagaaattcgtcaaaaataggtatttatactttttttaatatgttttgctgttttaatcatgtcatatgatgtgttaatcatcgtagaacatgttaatatgcattttacagatttggggtgccatttaatatttttttctatttacgcatgaattttgaccctttttttttaaattcgaaaaatcaatttttaatggttgttttgttgttttaatcatgccatatgatgtgttaatcatattagaacatattaatgtgcattttacaaatttggggtgccattttatattttttaaatatttttttctatttatgcatgaattttgcccattttttttaaaattcaaaaaatcaatttttaatggttgttttgctgttttaatcatgccatatgatgtgttaatcatagtagaacatgttaatgtacattttacagatttggggtgccattttatattttttaaatattttttctattcacgcatgaattttggccattttttttaaaattcgaaaaatcaatttttaatggttgtattgttgttttaatcatgtcatgtgatgtgttaatcataatagaatatGTTAatatacattttacagatttggggtgccattttatatatttttttctatttatgcatgaattttggccatttttaaaattcgaaaaattaatttttaatggttgttttgctgttttaatcatgctatatgatgtgttaatcatagtaaaacacgttaatgtgcattttacagatttggggtgccattttataattttttaatatttttctatttacgcattaattatgacccttttttttaaaattcgaaaaataattttttaacgactgttttactgttttaatcatgccaagtgatgtgttaatcatagtagaacatgttaatgtgtattttacagatttggggtgtcattttataatttttttttctattttcaaattagtgagtttatgtttttatttgcttatattggacaggttttgccttggagcttcttagggtttagttagaatataaaatcatctttattaacataggtcgtacactcatactcatatgtaattatctagtatctacctaaacctaaagaaatgtctgagtctggccaacaacaagtgatgatattggatggcaacattgtgagagggttggtggtactaggcaccaaaagaagtgcaagtattgtgatagactagtgactggtggaattacccatctcaaacaacatttggcacatcgaaagggtcaagttgcgccatgtagtagaataccgaaagagataatgcttttaatgcaagctagtctggatgagtcgaagggtaaacatgctgctgtacaaaagaagaaagatgatattttggatgcagctcgacaggaagtatttggtcctgaatatatgggcattcgtgattaagatattattgattctgatgaAGATTGAGATCGAGAATTTGCTATAGCTAAGAGAGAGAGCTTGcatctagctcgtgaagaggaagaacgtcgccgcatgattggcacgcatgggtcagtgcgtgatacagggggggCAATGGGCGTGCAACtggaagtgcaactgcttctgcaaggggggtaggtttggtgggttacgacgtatgtttgggagccgacgacagacatcttcatgtgatgcccctatacgtttggatgtagaagtaaatgagcctaggagaccctctattgatccaatcttgtttaggaaagaatcaactaaacaaaagaagataaaacaaatgtagagtagaacttccgttgagaaagtaggtagagcagcagcaaagttatttatacatgccaacatacctcctaatgcagccaattctccatattggcgggtggtaattgatgcagcagcagaagcaggtgaaggaataaaagctcccacggctaaggagattagggggaaatggacagatgcagagtatgtggatgtgaaagcatacgtggctacttttaaacctgtatggcaagccagaggatgcacaatcatgtgtgatggttggactggcccaaccagacgtagcatgatcaacttcatggtgtactgccacttaggaaatatataccacaagtcaattgatgcctcagaggcaacaaaaatttctacttatattaatggactaatggataaagttgtgtacGAGATTAGAGAGGAAAATATAGTGCAGATtttgacagataatgaagcaacatatacgcttgcaggacatatgttaatggataagagaaaacatcttttttagtcaccatgtgctgcccattgtattgatcttatattggaagatattgggaagaagaagaatgttaaggaaatggtcgaaagggcaaggaaagtgacgacgtttatttacaaccataatcaagtagttgcattaatgagaaagttcacgaaaaGACGAGAGTTTTTGAGGCCTGTGGCGACTAGATTCggaacaaactttatagcattagagagtttattccagcatagggaagagttgagtgagatgttcgcttcccgagaatggctcaacacaaaacatgggaagaagacatcagggacaccggtcgaagttgcgaacaccatacgggataacaaatattggaagaaagtcaaggcgatcctaaaggtgatggagccactaatgagggtactccgtcttgttgaatccgatgaagcacctaccatgggcttcctatatgatgccatggataaggcaaagtttgcaattcaacgtgattgtagaagttgggagACTTATtagaagatgatcgacaagagatggacaaaacaactccatcacgatcttcatgcagcaggttactatctaaatcctaggtatagatatgcctaatcatttgttgcggatgatgaagttcgtgtcgggctaaaaaatgtgataaagagattagagcctgacttagatctgcaaataaaggcattgaatgaattagatacatttggaaatcaccttggtagctttggagatgctcttgcacagcatgcagtatctaggttgcaaccggctgaatggtggattaatttcggagagaaagaacatcttcctctagctgcgaaacgaattggagttgttttgcgctcattcattcaaagaatatgaatagattgcagactagaacattagatagacttgtcttcatgcactacaatataaaactaagaatgcgatgacatcataggagcattacagctgccgatgacggagactactatcctataaacttggacaatatttatgatgaggatgacccacttctaccttggttggaaacaagggaaaagcaaattgaagaggatagtgaagaattgaaaattgatgacctagaaatacgcagagcgcaacaagagtcgtgcagatgtgttggacccagtaagaggggcagcatTTATGCCACATACAGAtgcggctcaagatcaacaaaagaatacgagcagtggtagcgtgaccgtgtcggatgacgacgatgacccccctgcccctggtgctggcacttctggtgttgctcagcgccctatacaaccgtctacagatcacgatgtcgatgaacatcgacgaggtggtacacaaggtcggacttatgagtataccgagtcacgatacagccagcaggaggtgggtacatctagtggtgcaccgggtccgggaggtccagaacatcagcaggctcatggtcttaaTTATTATGATagatattcttatggtcaattgaattatgatggttatactgagcctgttccatcacattcatgttggagtagccctcccgatcaatatccatatgattatagatatccagatccaaatccaagttactcatcacagcagacgcactctcaatctcaagattctcaacagcctgagtatgggcaccagtatggctattcgacgggcactggtggatatccttactccgggtcagagtcgttgcctagtcaggatcagtcatcctctagtttcgttgatctagtatttccttctggcactggatattatggatatgcagcacctacacctattggacagcctcagcctgatggtgacgatgacgatgatgtggaggtcgagcaaccacaaaaaaacagattttcattttggtggtgacttgtgattgtgagtatatatttgtgttaaggtaagtatttgcagcagacagctcacaacagtattattgcaagaagccatgcacacacttgacaccgccgaacttgtatttaaaatagctcccctgaaaaccaatcaagtaatccttaatcaagttgtaggggagtatatcagacactactaattatttttttttaatattcttgacttaaggatgacaggtcatagacaggaatcacagtcacgtgcacaggtatgttcgagaaattcctcaaaaataattgcaaacacttaatgtaagatattttcattttacattcattctaatatatctatcattgatagtagatagttagaaaattaaatataagaattttgtagtcaaattcaggttatctggttcataaattcatcagacagtccgatacaacttctcaccaaagagtggaccgttacaccaccataaacatgttccaatttataaatgaatgcatatttggaatgcttagaatattctggatttaatccatattttttcatatttttttggcaaaaaaaaaatttttgcgccgttacggcccgttacgcccttgtatcaccgttacgcccccgtatccgtatcggttttggaggacaccattacgccaaccgataccgatacgggacaccttgctctCAATCCCAAAAGTGCCAGGTGCAGCTTCCTTCAGAGAATTCAAACCAATCAGTCTAATAGGGGGCCCATACAAGATCTTATCCAAAGTTCTAACTCTCAGTTGAAGAAAGTCATCGGCAAGATAATTTCAGCTAATCAAAGCGCGTTTATCCTGAGAAGACAGATTGTGGATTGTGCTCTCATTGCTAACGAATGTCTTCACTTTTGCCACAGATTGGGCCTAAAAAGTATATTCTGCAATCTCGACATCAAAAAAGCCTATGACCGTGTCAATTGGAACTTCCTCCAATACATGCTTGAGCGGATGGGTTTTGGTCCAAAGTGGAGAGGATGGATGGGAGAATGCATTGGTTTAGCACACTTTCTATTCTTCTCAATGGAACTCCAAAAGGATTCTTCAAAAACTGTAGAGGTTTACGATAGGGCAACCCCTTATCCCCTTTCCTTTTTCTCATCATGGGG containing:
- the LOC131238909 gene encoding uncharacterized protein LOC131238909 yields the protein MIIISWNVRGVGSKQKRRLIKESVGRRNPDVLYFQETKVPFFKDDLMATLWKAKDAKWVSLNTTGSAGGILVAWKSSEWDLEHSWVGVFSVSVILQDKSAKFQCLISAVYGPTLNARRSEFWDELTASRQSFSGPCCIVGDFSITRFPEEHSWSRKPSLAMTVFSDWIEKQELVNLPLLGAKFTWTNGRLNSILSRLDRFLVSPEWLEAFPSVSQLALPRTTSDHCPILLPEDDNDWGPKPFRFNSSWLLIEGFSKQISEWWSSFQVEGFGGHGLLAKLRLLKNNLKQWKKSILHKRENEMDFILPELQKIDADSELWTMSSEVLGQRIQLIQSISTRDSGK